The Staphylothermus marinus F1 genome has a segment encoding these proteins:
- a CDS encoding Lrp/AsnC family transcriptional regulator, protein MARNLDNADIKLIQMLATDGRTSISKLAEATGLSYTAIRNRIIRLINKGYLEIKPYVNTKILGNIAAIIRFRTKNPEKLAETLSKCNKLLGVMVNHEGVIAMIYSRNKIEIASFISRLISLDPDIEEYYIEYGKIPNNTMVPIRKPDPKCENCIYYQLELCSGCLPLLRIKGNNKRK, encoded by the coding sequence ATGGCGAGAAATCTTGACAATGCTGACATTAAATTAATACAAATGCTAGCCACCGACGGCAGGACTAGTATTTCTAAACTTGCAGAAGCAACGGGTTTAAGCTATACAGCTATACGTAATAGAATAATTAGATTAATAAACAAGGGGTATCTCGAAATAAAACCATATGTGAACACAAAAATCCTCGGGAATATTGCTGCTATTATAAGATTTAGGACGAAGAATCCTGAAAAGCTAGCAGAAACCTTATCTAAATGCAATAAATTACTTGGAGTAATGGTTAACCATGAGGGAGTAATAGCGATGATTTATTCAAGAAATAAAATTGAAATAGCATCTTTTATAAGTCGGTTAATAAGTCTAGATCCAGATATTGAAGAATACTATATAGAATATGGTAAAATACCAAATAACACCATGGTTCCCATTAGAAAACCTGATCCAAAATGTGAAAACTGCATATATTACCAATTAGAACTATGCAGTGGGTGCTTACCATTACTAAGAATAAAAGGTAATAATAAAAGGAAATAA
- the tsaA gene encoding tRNA (N6-threonylcarbamoyladenosine(37)-N6)-methyltransferase TrmO — MIHQKYDIRLEPIGVIHTNASIEDIKNSYSGVEGVVEVFPEYEEGLDGIEGFSHIIVISYLHMVSDENRRVLKVRHRRLRRFGIKIDDLPLVGVFCTDSPHRPNPIALSILELVERNGRFLKVRGLDLYDGTPVLDIKAYTPDRCIENIRVPWWVRKLEERIRETMGELKWI; from the coding sequence TTGATCCATCAGAAATATGATATTAGATTAGAACCTATAGGTGTGATCCATACAAATGCTAGTATCGAGGATATAAAGAATAGTTATTCAGGTGTTGAAGGAGTAGTAGAGGTTTTCCCAGAATATGAAGAAGGGCTTGACGGAATCGAGGGTTTTTCACATATAATAGTAATATCGTATCTACACATGGTATCAGACGAGAATAGAAGAGTCTTAAAGGTTAGACATAGGAGACTTAGGAGATTCGGTATAAAAATTGATGATTTACCATTAGTAGGAGTATTCTGTACAGATTCTCCACATAGACCTAACCCTATAGCTTTATCTATTCTAGAACTTGTTGAAAGAAACGGGAGATTCTTAAAGGTTAGAGGACTAGATCTATATGATGGAACACCTGTTCTCGATATTAAAGCATATACTCCAGATAGATGTATAGAGAATATTAGGGTTCCTTGGTGGGTTAGGAAATTAGAGGAGAGGATTAGGGAAACAATGGGAGAACTTAAATGGATATAA
- a CDS encoding 60S ribosomal export protein NMD3 gives MTRFCIYCGAEDTPDNPVVEGVCLRCRIKRGEIIEQVKREIRVDFCKVCGAVRIGYKWIDTNGFNEALHHIVYNQLKELVKPGIGVDDLRIDGYELVTSASWRTVVRVYFRGIYGGKEFVYPLDFIVYLNPTKCPRCKMIESGEFEAVVQIRDVHVKDLEKALEKIFSRDKRLRQDLVDYIEVKNGIDIYFYNHGAARKLSRKLSNMLGLVIKENYEVAGMRSGKQRARLYVSLKPSNLSH, from the coding sequence ATGACTAGGTTCTGTATATATTGTGGTGCAGAAGATACACCTGACAATCCCGTTGTTGAAGGTGTTTGTCTACGCTGTAGAATTAAGAGAGGAGAAATAATTGAGCAGGTTAAGAGAGAGATAAGAGTAGATTTCTGCAAAGTTTGTGGAGCTGTACGTATAGGTTATAAATGGATAGATACAAACGGTTTTAATGAAGCCTTACATCATATCGTATATAATCAATTGAAAGAACTGGTTAAACCCGGTATAGGCGTTGATGATCTGAGAATTGATGGGTATGAGCTTGTAACAAGTGCTTCTTGGAGAACAGTTGTTAGAGTATATTTTAGAGGTATTTATGGAGGTAAAGAATTTGTTTATCCATTGGATTTTATCGTTTACTTAAACCCGACAAAGTGTCCAAGATGTAAAATGATTGAGAGCGGAGAGTTTGAAGCAGTTGTTCAAATCAGAGACGTCCATGTTAAGGATTTGGAGAAGGCTTTAGAGAAAATATTTAGTAGAGATAAGCGTTTAAGACAGGATCTTGTGGATTATATTGAAGTTAAAAACGGCATCGATATTTACTTCTATAATCATGGAGCAGCACGTAAGCTGAGCCGTAAACTATCAAATATGTTGGGCTTAGTGATCAAGGAAAACTATGAAGTAGCTGGTATGAGGAGCGGTAAACAAAGAGCAAGATTATATGTTAGTTTAAAGCCTAGTAATTTGTCCCATTAA
- a CDS encoding ABC transporter ATP-binding protein, producing MIVFQSVSKYYGETPALENISLRIEPGKVNVLLGPNGSGKTTLMKLILGIIKPDTGKIVVYGHDPARDPIPIRRIIGYVPEDDALYHSLRVKEYLEFVARIYGLKQDIAKRSIERVIDAFMLRDKINEFIGSLSHGYKRRVLLAAAFIHDPLIYLLDEPFIGIDPRIARALKTVLKNKATKECLILLSTHVLEIAEALADNIILLYKGRIISTGSVEEVLEKARTEGLEEAFLSLTRSKLQVEEIIKALMG from the coding sequence ATGATAGTTTTCCAGAGCGTCTCTAAATACTATGGTGAAACCCCTGCACTAGAAAATATTAGTTTACGTATAGAGCCTGGAAAAGTAAATGTATTGCTTGGACCTAATGGTAGTGGTAAAACAACGCTCATGAAACTAATACTAGGAATAATAAAGCCTGATACTGGAAAAATAGTTGTTTATGGACATGATCCTGCTCGAGACCCAATACCTATAAGGAGGATCATTGGCTATGTACCCGAAGATGATGCATTGTATCATAGTCTCCGCGTTAAAGAATATCTAGAATTTGTTGCTAGAATATATGGTTTAAAACAAGATATTGCTAAAAGAAGTATTGAGAGAGTAATTGATGCTTTTATGTTAAGAGATAAAATAAATGAATTCATAGGATCGCTTAGCCATGGATATAAGAGAAGAGTATTGTTAGCAGCAGCATTCATACATGATCCACTAATTTATTTGCTTGATGAACCATTTATAGGTATTGATCCTAGGATAGCTAGAGCATTAAAGACAGTACTAAAGAATAAGGCAACAAAAGAGTGTTTAATCCTATTATCCACACATGTACTAGAAATCGCTGAAGCACTAGCTGATAATATTATCCTACTATATAAGGGAAGAATAATATCTACTGGAAGCGTTGAAGAAGTCTTGGAGAAAGCTAGAACAGAGGGATTAGAAGAAGCCTTCCTAAGCCTAACAAGGTCTAAGCTACAAGTTGAAGAAATTATAAAAGCTCTAATGGGTTGA
- a CDS encoding sulfite exporter TauE/SafE family protein yields the protein MYDLILLFLGALGIGFVSAIVGIGGGTLMIPFMVLILNYDVKEAIATSLVSIIVTSSSASSIYLRRRDVDLKTAFLLEPSTAAGAIVGAYLTISLPTRIVETAFSLLLLYVSISMLRDALRRKEIETGNYKVSRQRRGVGVLIAFLAGLTSGMLGIGGGVLKVPLMTMVLGLPIRTAIATSSFMVGLTASAGSLVYLLKGYVNPYAVASLALGIIPGATLGAHMLKKISPRILKIIFSVTLMYASIKLLI from the coding sequence TTGTATGATTTAATACTATTGTTTCTGGGAGCTCTCGGGATAGGTTTTGTATCTGCTATTGTAGGTATTGGTGGAGGAACACTCATGATTCCCTTCATGGTTCTCATACTGAACTATGATGTAAAAGAAGCTATAGCTACCAGTCTTGTAAGCATAATTGTTACATCATCATCTGCATCAAGTATTTATTTGCGTAGAAGAGATGTTGATCTAAAAACAGCTTTTCTACTCGAGCCATCAACGGCTGCAGGAGCAATAGTGGGGGCTTATCTAACAATATCTCTACCAACAAGAATAGTTGAGACAGCTTTCTCTCTCCTACTACTATATGTTTCTATCTCGATGTTGAGAGATGCTTTGAGGAGAAAAGAGATCGAGACAGGTAATTATAAGGTGTCGAGACAGCGTAGAGGAGTAGGTGTACTGATAGCTTTCTTGGCCGGCTTAACATCTGGAATGCTTGGTATTGGTGGCGGTGTTCTCAAAGTTCCACTTATGACGATGGTTTTAGGCTTACCTATTAGAACAGCAATAGCTACAAGCAGTTTTATGGTTGGATTAACAGCTAGTGCTGGAAGCTTAGTCTATTTATTGAAAGGGTACGTAAACCCCTACGCAGTCGCATCATTAGCTCTAGGAATAATACCTGGAGCAACCTTGGGTGCTCATATGCTGAAAAAGATTAGTCCGAGAATTCTAAAAATAATATTCTCAGTCACATTAATGTATGCCTCAATAAAACTCCTAATATAA
- a CDS encoding radical SAM protein, translating into MGKCRICGRENILVSDTIGVCVDCLRKYPEKALPIALEAHRRSRYRFGLPPVTPTDHGGIKCSICGRGCIIGNSKRGYCGVRLNKDNQLVNITGSPWIATGLYYYDPHPTNCVAYPVCPAVTGRGYPKYALSPKGERGYYNIAVFYGACNMDCLYCQNWEYRKMASQGKPFLSIEDLVNSVNEKTTCVCFFGGDPGPWSIHAIEASRRMIEKARRIGNKVFRICWETNGLWNPYILRKAVEISLETGGIVKIDFKAWSPEVYIALTGIEPEHVELIRKNIKLVAEYFDQRPDPPLLVVSTLLVPGYIDDYEIDNMTRYIAEINNEIPYVFLGFHPDYELIDLPRTSWKHALRAVEIARRNGLRRVYVENQWLLSNQY; encoded by the coding sequence ATGGGTAAGTGTAGGATCTGTGGTAGAGAAAACATATTGGTCTCAGACACTATTGGTGTTTGTGTTGATTGTTTAAGAAAATATCCTGAGAAAGCTCTCCCCATAGCATTAGAAGCTCACAGGAGATCAAGATATAGATTTGGACTCCCTCCTGTTACACCTACTGATCACGGAGGTATCAAGTGCAGTATTTGTGGTAGGGGATGTATTATTGGAAACAGTAAAAGAGGATATTGTGGTGTGAGATTAAACAAGGATAATCAATTAGTAAACATAACTGGTAGTCCTTGGATAGCTACTGGCCTATATTATTATGATCCTCATCCAACTAATTGTGTAGCCTATCCTGTATGTCCCGCAGTAACTGGGAGGGGTTACCCAAAATATGCTTTGTCTCCTAAGGGGGAGAGAGGCTACTATAATATTGCAGTATTTTATGGTGCATGTAATATGGATTGTTTATATTGTCAAAACTGGGAATATAGAAAAATGGCTTCACAAGGCAAACCCTTCCTCAGCATAGAGGATCTTGTTAATAGTGTGAATGAGAAGACAACGTGCGTATGCTTCTTTGGAGGAGACCCTGGTCCGTGGAGTATACATGCAATAGAAGCATCTAGGAGAATGATTGAGAAAGCTAGGAGGATTGGTAATAAAGTGTTTAGAATTTGCTGGGAAACAAATGGTTTGTGGAATCCATATATTCTACGGAAAGCAGTAGAAATAAGCTTGGAAACAGGTGGTATTGTTAAAATAGATTTCAAAGCTTGGAGCCCCGAAGTATATATTGCACTAACAGGTATTGAGCCTGAACATGTAGAGCTTATAAGGAAGAATATAAAACTTGTAGCAGAATATTTTGATCAAAGACCAGATCCCCCCTTATTAGTTGTATCAACGCTATTAGTACCCGGGTATATTGATGATTATGAAATAGATAATATGACTAGATATATTGCTGAAATAAATAATGAGATCCCATATGTTTTCTTAGGCTTCCATCCAGATTATGAATTAATAGATCTACCTAGGACCAGTTGGAAACACGCACTAAGAGCTGTAGAGATAGCGCGTAGGAATGGTCTTAGAAGAGTATATGTGGAGAATCAATGGTTATTATCAAATCAGTATTGA
- a CDS encoding S9 family peptidase, with translation MNKPEDLAHLKIVSSPIITVNGDKIFFTLTSINMDKDRYETNIWLYDLSTNNYAPITKGPTDQSPEPDRRGEKLAFISRRDAESENDRGNGIYILDLKYSREPRLVAWFKGGVRRIEWSPDGKYLLAIINEGEPEEDVKHIDDMPVWFNGVGFVYNMSSHLIILDPDSGEYEKITSGKIFVRSASWSNNGRYIAYTLSKDRVNPYLSELHIYDLVEKKDRVLLENITTYFTPAWSPDDKYVALIFHRRERGFSTHYKVYLINTDTGEEKCITCSLDRNVLNTLNSDVRARSNTRELYWDRNYNLYFLVSEKGITHLMAYNPLSDQFIEVYGREGFVVDDYSVSFNGRIALLGMTPYEPRELYLYENNSLRKLSFFNKFYLSRIELGKVEKFVFKASDGAEIDAWIMYPSKTGDKIPWILYIHGGPKTSYGWSFIEELHYLVSNGYAIVYGNPRGSDGYSEEFADIRGHYGERDYQDLLEIVDEALKRYNFLDPERIGVAGGSYGGFMTNWIITHTNRFKAAVTQRSISDWISMYGTTDIGHYFVEDQIRCTPWRNPETCLEKSPIKYIENAETPTLIIHSQEDYRCWLDQALMLYKALKLKGVDTKLVIFPGENHDLSRSGKPKHRMERLKEIKEWFDKYLKKKCEAKNY, from the coding sequence TTGAATAAACCGGAAGACCTAGCTCACCTCAAAATAGTTTCTTCACCAATAATAACAGTTAATGGAGACAAGATATTCTTCACATTAACAAGCATTAATATGGATAAGGATAGATACGAAACAAATATTTGGCTTTATGATCTCTCAACAAATAATTATGCACCGATAACGAAGGGTCCAACGGATCAGAGCCCAGAGCCTGATCGGAGAGGTGAGAAACTAGCTTTTATAAGTAGGAGAGATGCAGAATCAGAAAATGATCGTGGAAACGGAATATATATACTTGATCTAAAATATTCTCGTGAACCTAGACTTGTTGCTTGGTTTAAAGGAGGAGTTCGAAGAATAGAGTGGAGTCCTGATGGAAAATACTTGTTAGCAATAATTAATGAAGGAGAACCAGAAGAAGATGTTAAACACATTGATGATATGCCTGTATGGTTTAATGGTGTTGGATTCGTATATAATATGTCTTCTCACCTAATCATACTTGATCCTGATAGTGGAGAATATGAGAAAATAACTAGTGGAAAAATCTTTGTGAGATCAGCTTCTTGGAGTAATAATGGGAGATACATAGCCTATACTTTATCTAAGGATAGAGTGAACCCTTACTTATCAGAGCTACACATATATGATCTTGTCGAGAAAAAGGATAGAGTATTGTTGGAGAATATAACAACATATTTTACCCCTGCATGGTCTCCCGACGATAAATATGTTGCATTAATATTTCATCGTCGGGAGAGAGGATTTAGTACTCATTATAAAGTATACCTGATAAATACAGATACTGGAGAGGAGAAATGTATTACGTGCAGTCTTGACAGAAACGTATTGAATACTTTAAACTCTGATGTTAGAGCACGAAGCAATACTCGCGAATTATACTGGGATAGAAACTATAACTTGTACTTCTTAGTATCCGAAAAAGGCATAACACACCTTATGGCTTATAATCCCTTATCCGACCAGTTCATAGAAGTATATGGTAGAGAGGGATTTGTAGTAGATGATTATAGTGTGTCATTTAATGGTAGAATAGCTTTACTGGGCATGACTCCTTACGAGCCAAGAGAACTCTACCTATACGAGAATAATTCGTTGAGAAAATTATCGTTCTTCAACAAGTTCTATCTATCAAGAATAGAGTTGGGAAAGGTTGAAAAATTTGTATTTAAAGCTAGCGATGGAGCAGAAATCGATGCATGGATCATGTATCCGAGTAAAACTGGAGATAAAATACCGTGGATCCTATACATTCATGGCGGACCCAAAACAAGCTATGGCTGGAGCTTCATAGAAGAATTACACTACCTTGTCAGTAATGGATACGCCATCGTTTACGGCAATCCTCGTGGAAGCGATGGATACAGCGAGGAATTCGCGGATATACGTGGACACTATGGTGAAAGAGATTATCAAGACTTATTAGAAATAGTCGATGAAGCATTGAAGAGATACAATTTCCTAGATCCAGAAAGAATAGGTGTTGCTGGAGGAAGCTATGGTGGCTTCATGACTAACTGGATAATAACACATACAAATCGCTTCAAAGCAGCTGTTACACAGAGATCAATATCAGACTGGATAAGCATGTATGGAACAACAGATATTGGACACTACTTCGTAGAAGACCAGATAAGATGCACTCCTTGGAGAAACCCGGAGACATGCTTAGAGAAAAGCCCGATCAAATACATTGAAAACGCTGAAACACCAACACTAATAATACATTCGCAAGAAGATTATCGTTGCTGGCTTGACCAAGCATTAATGCTGTATAAAGCATTGAAATTAAAGGGGGTAGATACTAAACTAGTAATATTCCCTGGAGAAAACCATGATCTGAGCAGAAGCGGTAAGCCTAAACACAGAATGGAGAGATTAAAAGAGATCAAGGAATGGTTCGATAAATACTTGAAAAAGAAATGCGAAGCTAAAAATTATTAA
- a CDS encoding MATE family efflux transporter produces the protein MSISIPLPRFFDRELLSRVVSISLPMIISELSNSIYAITDTYFVKGLGTVALAGVGLGSYLSWLFFVVLSLFYNGVLIYVAQSYGAGKLVYARRGLSEAIVYGTIIVFAISFFGYIFGGYILMLQAGGTGPVWEAAKAYFSIRVLGLPISLIAWSMDAGLRAIGATKQSMYVNLYSVGLNIVLDPLFIYGYAGFPRLGVVGAALATVISIALMIPLEYYYLAKHTLAPNKIYKPKIVFKIMDLGLPVMIERLIFAAGNNVYISLISRCGEAALAAHQIGVRIESLIYMPGFAFSMAASALVGQEIGAENISGGRRIGWETIKLGVLFITLTGLIVAATSYYITMPFATDPVVHKLASIYLIIAGLSELGLGLAMVIGGAIRGAGNTRIPLIINAGSLYLSRIIPAMILVNYLGVLGPWLAMFIDVYVRGIIFLIIFTRYFEKLARKIV, from the coding sequence ATGAGTATATCAATACCTTTGCCGAGGTTTTTTGATCGCGAACTATTGTCTAGAGTTGTTAGTATAAGTTTACCGATGATCATTAGTGAATTAAGTAATAGTATTTATGCAATAACTGATACTTATTTTGTTAAAGGTCTTGGTACTGTTGCTTTAGCAGGTGTAGGTTTAGGTAGTTATTTGTCATGGCTTTTCTTTGTTGTCTTATCGCTTTTCTATAATGGTGTATTAATATATGTGGCTCAATCATATGGTGCCGGTAAACTAGTATATGCTAGAAGGGGGTTGAGCGAGGCAATAGTTTACGGCACAATAATAGTATTTGCAATTTCATTTTTTGGATATATTTTTGGAGGATATATTTTAATGCTACAAGCTGGGGGAACAGGTCCTGTATGGGAAGCTGCAAAAGCTTATTTTAGTATCCGTGTTCTAGGATTGCCGATCAGCCTTATAGCGTGGTCAATGGATGCTGGTCTCAGAGCTATTGGAGCAACAAAGCAGTCAATGTATGTTAATCTTTATAGTGTAGGATTAAACATTGTGCTGGATCCACTATTTATATATGGGTACGCTGGTTTTCCAAGATTAGGCGTCGTTGGTGCTGCTTTAGCAACTGTTATATCTATTGCTTTAATGATACCATTAGAATACTATTATTTAGCTAAACATACACTAGCCCCTAACAAGATTTATAAACCGAAAATAGTCTTCAAGATCATGGATTTAGGCTTACCAGTTATGATTGAAAGACTGATTTTTGCAGCTGGAAACAATGTTTATATATCTCTTATATCTAGATGTGGAGAAGCAGCTTTAGCCGCTCATCAAATAGGGGTACGTATTGAGAGCTTAATATATATGCCAGGATTTGCATTCTCAATGGCTGCATCAGCACTGGTGGGGCAAGAGATAGGTGCTGAAAATATTAGTGGTGGGAGGAGAATAGGTTGGGAAACAATTAAGCTCGGAGTACTCTTTATTACATTGACAGGTTTAATTGTAGCCGCTACATCATATTATATAACCATGCCTTTTGCAACGGATCCTGTGGTACACAAGCTTGCATCGATATATTTGATCATAGCTGGTTTAAGCGAGTTAGGGCTGGGATTAGCTATGGTAATTGGTGGAGCAATAAGAGGAGCGGGGAATACGAGAATACCTCTCATAATTAATGCTGGAAGCCTCTACCTATCCAGGATAATCCCAGCAATGATCCTAGTTAATTATCTAGGGGTCCTAGGTCCCTGGCTAGCAATGTTTATAGATGTATATGTTCGAGGAATAATATTCTTAATAATATTTACTAGGTATTTCGAGAAATTAGCTAGGAAGATCGTGTAA
- a CDS encoding DUF998 domain-containing protein, with the protein MSLNKHSWMDMIIFILSFSFPLTMIALAISMSSWFNIWNNALSDLGHAVKSSVAPIFNLGLAIGGILIVIVGLRNLYSWSRVKGSLIISMGVFLNLIGVFDEVYGWIHFLVSVLFFLSIIAYFIAISILDKSWIAVLLIIGHIAMWYLHFASEIPRGAAIPELLAVFSFLPFYIRDYFKSYTKR; encoded by the coding sequence ATGTCTTTAAACAAGCACTCTTGGATGGATATGATAATATTTATTCTCAGCTTTTCTTTCCCATTAACAATGATCGCATTAGCTATCTCTATGTCGTCATGGTTTAATATATGGAATAATGCATTAAGCGATCTAGGACATGCTGTTAAAAGCAGTGTTGCTCCAATATTCAATCTAGGTCTTGCAATTGGTGGGATACTAATTGTTATAGTTGGTTTAAGAAATCTTTATTCGTGGAGTAGAGTTAAAGGATCTTTAATCATATCCATGGGTGTATTTCTTAACTTAATAGGGGTTTTCGACGAAGTATATGGTTGGATACATTTCCTAGTCTCAGTATTGTTTTTCTTATCAATAATAGCATATTTCATAGCTATATCAATACTTGACAAATCATGGATAGCTGTTCTACTAATAATAGGTCATATTGCAATGTGGTATCTACACTTTGCTTCAGAGATTCCGAGAGGTGCGGCTATTCCCGAGTTATTAGCGGTATTCTCGTTTTTACCATTCTATATAAGAGACTATTTTAAATCATACACTAAACGATAG